The Candidatus Thorarchaeota archaeon region TGGACCCCCGGCGCCACCAATGTCATGGAGATGCTTCCGCTTCTCGTCACTCTCGTGGTGATAACTTATAGTGCGGGCCATCAGAACACGCTTATGGTAGGTGGCAGAAGACCACGAGCTTTCGGGCTCGTCTGTGCGCTCCTCTTCTGGACTTCATATGTGACCGCATCAGCATTGCTGGGTCTGGGGAACTGGCCAACATAGGTTTTTTAGATGGTGTGCGCCAGTCTTCACCGTTTAGACCAAGGAGTGTATGCAGGTTGCAACTAGGCATCTTTGATCTCAGTCTTGGTGAAATAATGCTGTTCTTCCAGAACGAGTGGGTCGTCGGCTGGCTCCTGATTGGCTCGGGAATACTCGCCGCCGCTTGGCTGCTTGAGAATCTGACGGACCCAATCCCGTTGCTGCGCAACATCTTCGACGTTGTTGTGGCCATAGGCACATATGTCGGCTTCTTCGTTGGCCTGTTGGACATCCTCGTTGGGTATATTGTCTATACCACGAATCCAACAGCCACCATCGTAGCTGCTGTGCTCATCATCACTGGCTTCTCACTGTCAATGCGTCTGCTGTCGAAGTTCCCAATAGCGCTGCTCTTCGCAGCTGGTGTGGCAGGCTTTGTCACCTTCACAGTCTACGGTTACGTGAAGCCATATACCAGTAACCCCATCCAGCAGATTGCTGACATAGCCACGCAGGTAGTGTCATTGAAGGGGATGATCGTAATCTTCCTAGTCGTCTTCTCCGTCGCCTATGTGTTGGGTGGCTTGATAATCAAGATCATCCAGCTAATTGGCAAGGTCTTCTCCGCCACTCCTGTGAGCGTCATCATTGGCCTGGCCGCAATGGCTGTCGGTGTGATTGTGATACTGGCACCAGCTCTTGTTGGCGTCGTCGTGCCTTGGCCTCCAATGTAGGCATTAATCTAAAGAGGGGCAAGTCCCCTCTCTTCTTCTTTTTCCACCTCGAGTGATACAGGTCAACTCAGAACTCGAGACCACCTTGTGTGTGCAGACTTTCACCCGACAATGTGGGGGTCTGACGGCATTTTCACTCGGAACGTGTGCATGAGTGGCGGAGATGGTTTCACAGCACGGTGGAGCGCTTCCGCAGGCAATAGAGCAATGGAGGAGATGGCCATATGGATTGCTGCTGGAGCAAGACGATGGCACACATGCAGAGGGCTTGGCAAGAAGCCGCTAAGCAGATTGTTCTCTGACGGTTACCAACAGGTCAATACTACAGTCCCGCCCGGCTAAAGTCCGCTCAAGCCGGCACTCGTATGGGTCTGATCTCTCTGAACAACAGAAACTTTACGCCTCTGGAACCGTAGAATGTGGCCGCCTCGTTCATCTGTGTCTCGGCCTTGGCAATAGACGCGTCCCACTTTGAGATGTAGTGCACTTTGTCGGGAAGCATACCCTGCACCAAGTCTCTGTCAAAGCCTGCTGGGACTTCCATGCCATTCGGTGCAAGCAGCACGACTCTAAAGACCACCTCAGTGGAAGTGTCTCCAGTCACGTCCGTACGACCAACCTCAAGCCAGAGTTCACAGTACTGCAAAGGCGACCTCTCACATGGGCCATGCTCAGGGCTAGGCCCCATACAGAAAAGCATGATTGTGTACTTATGGCTTCTTTGCTTCAGTCAACTGGAAGATGGCCGGAGCGGTATCTTTTCCCAAAGAGTTAATACTAGAAACGCTTTAACACTATCTATTCCGAGTACGGTCTACGATAGACTAATAGGATTCGGAACGGATGCTCAGAGGTGAGGAAGCGATGTCCCGCAGCGGAGATAAGAGCTCCTCAGAGGAACCAACAGACAAAAGACACAAGCGAGGCCGCAAGGCTATGAGTGGCTCCTCACAGGACAAGAAGAAGATAATCAGCGTCACTATGAGTCAGTCGGTAGTGAGCCAGATTGACAGGCTCGTCGAGGACAGAGCAGCACGATCACGTGCGCAGCTGATAGAGGACGCTGTCCGATATTTCATTGACTTCACAGTACACAAATGGAATGACAGAGGAATCTATGTCAACAACTGCAGGGTTGTCATGGAGTCAGACACGCAGTCCTCGCTGTTCTTCTCTACCATGACGCCAGCCAGTCAATACGAGATGGGAAGGACTGCAGGAAGCCAGTCGCCCATTGCGGATGTGATAAGGCTCGTCCATGGGAAGAATCCGGCGGACCCTTCGAGTAGACAACTTGTGATGCGTCTACTTCAGGCTCACGGCTGGGGTGCAATGAACATGAGCGAGGATGGCCTTGTAGTCGTAGGCAGCCCATTCTACCCTGCCCAGTTCGTCAGAGGCTACCTTGAGGCACTGATGAAGGTTCAGCTCGAGCTGGTCGAGACTCACGCCAAGGACAACATCGCGCTGCGCGTTGTGAGATAGTCAGCACAGAGCCTACCACTCTACACCCCTTGTGAGAATCTCAAACTCACTCTTGAATAGACCGGGTATGCCTTCAATAGTGCGGCGAATCTGCGCTTCTTTCTCAGCCATGCCATCCGCGGCGAAATATACCTCGTAGACACATCGATTCTGCTCAAAGCAGAAGCCAGTGGTGAACAGGACTTTCAAGTCGTACTGCTTGAACAGTGATGTCATGGTCTGCATCAGCGCCGGATTCACCTTCTCTACCTCCAGACGGACCCGTGCCCCGCTCTCCTTCATCATTGGGAAGAGCCTAATCTCGCCTGACTTCTCGAAGTGAATGACCATCGCTGCCTTCACATCGGCAAGCTCAGGGTTGTTGAAGAAGTCCCGCGGGAGTACTACTGCAGGCTTCTTTCGAATGTCAGCAACCATTCCTTTAGTGATTCCGGCCAACGCAACCGCCTCGCGCCTGTACACTACTGAACGCACTTCGTGTATATGTACTTTCGTAATGCCTATCCCCAACTGACTACGGCAGGCCACAGTCACATTCACCGGACAATCCAGACGGAGAGAATCACGAGGAAGGCACCCACAAGCATCACCGAGGTGAATGGCTCTGCCAGGAGACACACACCGAGCATAAATGCCACTAATGACTGGAGCATCAGGTATGTCGCAGACGTGACACCACCCATGTCTCTGAGCCCGGAGTAGTACATCGCAGTCGCGAGGCCAATCGAGAACACGCCCAGATAGACTGCTGCGACCTGAAACTCAATCAGTCCCAGCTGTGCCCAGTCCGCAGGAAACAACACCAGCGTCAGAAGAAGTACCAGAGCAGTGTAGATTGCATTTGGGGCCGCGACTCTAAGGGGTTTCCCAAGCTCGTGCATGGTGTCCTGAGCGATCACAATCCACAGTGCCCATAGCAGTCCAGCCGCCAGAGCAAGGAGATCCCCAAGCAGCTGCCCGCTCTGCACTGTATCAGTGCCAGCGCCCATTGACACTGCAGCCGCGCCTATGACCCCGACCATCAGGCCAATCACCTTGCGTGACTCCAACCTGTCTCTCAGAAGAAGTACTGCGAACACGGGCACGAATGCTGTACCAAGATTGACAAGAAGCCCGGTCTTGCTTGCGGTGGTTATTGCGAGGGCGATGTACTGGACTGCGTATGCCAGCCCGTTTACTGTACCCAAGGCAAGGGTCTTACGATTTCTGAATCCACTCGACACGCCACTCAGTCGCTCTTGGCTCAACAGCGCAGCGAGGAGCACGACAGCTCCTAACGAGTTCGCGGTGAAGGCCATGAGCACGGGACTCACAAATGGTAGCACCACGCGACCAACTACAAAAGTGGAACCCCAGATTGCGGATGCAATCACAAGCAGCGCCCTTGCACGAAGATGGTGCATTATTCTGTGAGGCCTCACGGCGCATCGCGATGCTGGCTTCTTAAGTCTAGTAGTAGTGACCAACACTCAGATAAGCACGGGAACAAAGAACACGAGACACCTATGCAATGGTGATGAGCAATGGCGAAAGAAGGCGGCATATACGTCTGTGATGTCTGTGGACAGATTGTTGAAGTGAAGAAGTCAGGACCTGGAACACTGGTCTGCTGTAACAGACCGATGCGCCTCTACGAGGAGTGATACCGAGACCGTCCAGTTGGCAATCCTTAT contains the following coding sequences:
- a CDS encoding DMT family transporter, translating into MHHLRARALLVIASAIWGSTFVVGRVVLPFVSPVLMAFTANSLGAVVLLAALLSQERLSGVSSGFRNRKTLALGTVNGLAYAVQYIALAITTASKTGLLVNLGTAFVPVFAVLLLRDRLESRKVIGLMVGVIGAAAVSMGAGTDTVQSGQLLGDLLALAAGLLWALWIVIAQDTMHELGKPLRVAAPNAIYTALVLLLTLVLFPADWAQLGLIEFQVAAVYLGVFSIGLATAMYYSGLRDMGGVTSATYLMLQSLVAFMLGVCLLAEPFTSVMLVGAFLVILSVWIVR
- a CDS encoding desulfoferrodoxin FeS4 iron-binding domain-containing protein, with translation MAKEGGIYVCDVCGQIVEVKKSGPGTLVCCNRPMRLYEE
- a CDS encoding ribbon-helix-helix protein, CopG family, which codes for MSRSGDKSSSEEPTDKRHKRGRKAMSGSSQDKKKIISVTMSQSVVSQIDRLVEDRAARSRAQLIEDAVRYFIDFTVHKWNDRGIYVNNCRVVMESDTQSSLFFSTMTPASQYEMGRTAGSQSPIADVIRLVHGKNPADPSSRQLVMRLLQAHGWGAMNMSEDGLVVVGSPFYPAQFVRGYLEALMKVQLELVETHAKDNIALRVVR